The Amblyomma americanum isolate KBUSLIRL-KWMA chromosome 11, ASM5285725v1, whole genome shotgun sequence genome includes the window TCGAGCGATTCTCAAGAGCCTGCTGAAGATAAAATGCAGAGAGCAGCGGCATAATGGAAAAAAAGGTGTCTATCCCCCACCTtagagggaagggattatccccttttACCTACCACTCCCTgcgttgtcacgctagcagggtcatgagaatcggccgacgccattggctagaaggaGGTACactttgatggggaaaagctgCTGCGTTATCGTGTCTGACTAGTGATCCAGCGGTGCTACACCACTGTGAAGCGCTGAGCACGGCACAGCGACCTCCGCATTCTGGACGCAGATCAAGTTGCTAACAGCAACTCCTGTCATGGCTCCATCAACACGCAGTAAAACTTTCGTTCGAGCTAGAGTACTAAATGGTCTATTAGAGCTAAAGCTCCGCTCTATTAAGGCTGCTCTATTAAAGCTCCGCTCTATTAGAGCTAAAGCTAAATCTTAAGCTCTGATAGACCATTCCAGAACCGGCACGCAGAATGACAGAGCTTATGAACGTCGAGCATCAGAGCGTGTTCCTTGCACTATGAAACACGCACAATTCTGAGAAATTAAGAAAATTGTGCTCAATTACGAGGCTCATTCGCGAAGATAAATTTAATTGTTATGTGCACAGAAATGAACTCAACAAAATGGATCTCTTTATACTCCAAACACTTTTTTAGGCAGCCGAATTTCTATGCCTTTCTCAGCTGCTTTTAAGTTGTCATGcaagaagcagagaaaaaaaaatcgttttcatTTCAAAAAATTGGTTTCTTTAGGATTTTAAacgacgcagtaattgtctcacatatatctgtGGAACCCTCGTGGTAGCTCtgtggttaaagcgctcgtctactgatccgaagtacccgggttcgcggcggccacgtttcgatggaggcgaaacgcaaaaggcgcctgtgcacgtgcggtgcgatgtcagtgcacattagattctcagacggtcgaaattattccggagccctccactacggcaccgctttcttcctttcttctttcactccctcctttatcccttcccttgcggcgcgattcaggtgtccgccgacatgcgaggaagatactgcgccatttcctttcccctaaaaaacaatcttcaattttcaaaattggtttttacccgccgcggtggctcagcggttaggacgctaggctactgatccggagtacccgggttcgaaaccgaccgcggcggctgtgttttgatggaggcaaaacgcaaaggcgcccgtgtgatccccaggtggtcgaaattattctgcagccctccactgcggcacctctttgttccctcagtccctcctttatcccttcccttacggtgcgtttcaagtgttcgccgatatgcgagacagatactgcgccatttcctttccgaaaGTGCAAATTTAATTCAAGAAAGGAGCCGCagctcatttctcggtggacacttgtACCGgcccgtgagggaagggatggtGGAAGGAGCGACAATCGGTATTGCGGTGGAGAATTCCGGAATTATTTAGACCATCTGAGGATATTTAACGTCTACTTTTTTAACGTCTACGCTTTTTAACGTCtacgtttttaaagcgaaagctttactggccgcaggtagagcagtttcgcgtgattcctggagagccgtgctgcgcatgcgagAGGAGCAGTGACGatacacggcgcatttctctctcttgctccctagtcacaactgcgaaTGCGCCAAAGTAGCACCGAGCGACaggtgtagtagtagtaagtggtttttaataaaataataataaaaaggaagaaaaagatttttgctagccccggcaactgccatcaatactgaagcacccgagctggggcagcggaaaaaaggatagcaggcagaatggagaaatgaaatgaaagaggtgaggggcccaaaggtgttccgccgctgcgcagcgccgcggtttccctcaaaatgcaactttcaattttcagttttctttcttcttaccctgcctcccttcctttacgccgcggctcgggtgtccgccgagatatgtggacggttactgtgctttgcgcgctcgccgcgccgtctggcatgacgtcacaccgcgcggctcgccgcagccgccgttttgtatgacgtcacagcgcgctcctcgtcgttgcgctcgcctccgctcgcttcgccagctgcgtcgcatgacTGATAaaatgtcggaggattgaaaaggagaactcgcgtgcgccgcaaccacagttgtgtcgtctttaatgcgacagtAACATAGCTAGAGaagcagactaacctggacttgcaatcaagattaaccaaggctaaccatgctatgccttacctttcgctacgtatatcatggcataaccgagctaagccactaagcgcagcgttcattgggtgaccgacCTCTCGTGATCAAGCAtcaatttaaccgccacctgccagggtaggcgcgttgcctatccagtgtgcggaacgcactcaacgttagaggccaagccgcgtctcttacccgatacactacagcttgcgctctctaactagattcagccgtagttgaaccgcagctaattatTTTTTCGTTTAGGTTCCATCGAGACctggccgccacggtcgggctcgaacccgcgttctcgggcccagcagacaAGCGCCctaaattgtttttgaggaacggaaatagCGTAGTAACTGCCAGTTCTCGGTGGTCACCTCAATTGCGCCGTGAGGGGAGGAAGGAAggtgtgagtgaaagaaaaagatagTAAGAGGTAGCGTAGTGGAGTGCTCGGGAATAGCTTGGACCACccgggcatctttaacgtgcactgacatcgcacaggacacgggcgcttaaattattccggagccctccactattgcaTCTAGCCCCAGAGCCAGCTCGGCCGAAACGAATAGAACAGAGGTTGTTTCGAGTCAAGAGGTGAGATAAACGATAGACGCGCACCGAAAGCATAAACCCAAATTATTCAAATCCTCTGTACGTTCTCATCAGCAGGAGCTGCAGAAAGACGACCAGCTTTTAACACACCTCGGGCCACACGTCTATGCAAGCTGCTGGTTGGTTATAAGCTTACCAATGGTATCCCCGCACAAAGCAACGCGAAAGAAGCCCCAGTCCCAAGTCGATCACATCAGCATATAGCTCGTCAGAAACGCGTGAAGGATTGGCACTTCGCTGAGGACAGCAGCTGTTCACACTCACGTGacttctgctgctgaagctgcggCGAGGTCATGAGGCTGGCACTGAGCATCCCCAGTTGCGGGTTGGACGACATTGTTCCGGTAAGCTGGTTCATCATGCCCGAACCCATGGGCATCATTTGTCCAGAGCTCTGCTGACCGAGCATCCGTCCCTGCTGACTCTGCAACGCGCTCAGCATGTTGGACTGCTGGCCCAGCATCCCGACTTGCTGTTGCTGCGCCAGCAGGTTGctcatctgctgctgctgtggctgcatGCCCATGCTGCCCATGCTTCCCATGCCGCTCAAGCCGCCCATTCCACCCATGCCACCCATGCCACCCAAGCCCATGTTGAGGCCGATGGAGACGTTTCCTGGAGGCATTCCGCCAATTGACGCTTGTCCCATGATGCTCGGCGAGCTCTGTTGCATTCCGGCCATCCCCTGCATTCCGGGCATTCCCTGGAGGCCGCCGCCCATGGAGCCCTGCATGCCTTGCATTCCCGGGAGCATGCCAGCCATGGACCGCTGCTGTCCGAGACCTGACTGTTGCTGCATCAGTGCCTGCATCTGGCCCAGGCTGGACTGCTGCATGCCGCCGCCCATCCCTTGGGCCATCTGCATCCGCTGGAAGTTTGCCTGGAGCGTCGGGAGAGCACACGCCGACGGAAATATGGGCCGAGCTCCGCCACGGTTCAGCTTCTCGCGGCTCAGGTTGAGGATGACTGTGGTGGAAGGGGTGCGGCCGAAAGCCGCCGCCCCTCCGGTAGCAGCCGAGGAAGTACTCGGCGCGCTCTGCTGGCCCATCTGGTTCTGCATGGTGACGGCTGAGGGGTGTGTTTAGGTGGACTCCTTGTGGCGTTTTTCTCCCACTGGCGATGCGGGAACCTTGGCCGCCCGGAAAGCGCTCCAACGGTCTCGGACTCCCCGGGGCTCGTCGACTACCGCTGCGCGCTGTCGGGTCGGTCTCCCGCTTGCCGGGTGCCTCTGGGCCGAATACTGGTCGAAGGACCGTGAGAGGAGGGCCCGCCGTCCGACCTGCAGCGAATGTTGTTCCAATCTGAGTGCGCCGGCAGCACGCGCGGCACGCCTCGGCTGGCGGCACTTTGTTGTCGTCGATAGCGTATGCGTGCAGGGTAGTCTTGAAGCTGGTCAAGGCACCTGGCGATGGCACGTCTAGCAGGCATTCATATAAATGAATTCGCGTTCAGCACCAAAGAAGGAGAAGAGATTGGGTTAGTTGGGCTACGAAAAAGCAAGACGAAAAGATAAAGAAATCCTCGGGATGCACAGGTCTAACTCATCCCCTTCCTTTTCTTCCCATTACTTaattcccttttcttttttgacAAAATCACACACTATATTACCTGTATTTGATGCTTCCCTGTGTGGCCCATCCCTCAAGTGGGCAAGCGCCATTCTATAAGGGCCCAACACAACAAGAGATAGAGTCCATGCTCTACTCGACTTGGGATCCACGTGTGTTGCATGCCTTCAATCTGACtttattcgcctgttttttggtgatttatttattaatttatttatttatttattgaccgCTTAGATATACAGGTGGATACCAATCTATGCTTCCCTGTTCTTGACCGATCCCCTACTGAGGGTATGTGCCATCTATTTTTAACCTAGAGACGTGTATATGTAGTTTTGGTTCTAGTTTTAGTCTAGTGGATTGTTTTGTGCTTATAGATGTGTACTTGGAAAGTGGCTGCTAAGTATCACGTGACCTGTCAGGATAAATGCTGCGTGCTCGTGAAATAAAAGTGGTTCATCGTACCACTCGACCACTGAGCCCCCTCTCTCTTCCTCGAGGCTTCGCCCGTACCGTAGCCAACGAAAACAAAACGACTTCGCTGCTGCAACCGGCAGATTCCCTTAATAACAGTACTCAGAATTGTTCCAGATTGTGTCGCGGTTTTCTGTGTTCTTGTTTTGTTGCGATAGCCACACTACGACACCTCTGCGAcacttcagcgtggcaccacttagACTCCGTGGcagcgccgttggtcacgtggtgcaacTGTTGGTAACGTGGATTGGTCACGTtgtacggagcagctgctgctgccagcggcgcggcgcgcaacagctgcaacaggtgtgcgcatgcgccgtgtcaagtgggacgaagatgaaagaggaacgcccaacgaaacggagtggcgaaagagtGAATTTGCAATTCCACTGAGCGAGCTCCActtggccagatgtagctatcgcgtcactccaggtttaaccagagctaacaACATCTAAACCACAGCCGTTTTTAATGTTCCCAAATAACTCGGTGACATTTTTGTTTCAGTTTTTCTCTTTTATATACGCTTAATTACCCCCTTTACCTTGCAATCATTTCAACCGTTTTCTTTGAGATTCCTAACCAAACTCTGATCCATATCACTCAAGGcgcaatcattagcttgacacctgTTTACCCACTTCTTTTGGCTATCCTCACTCAAACCTTGGcctatcccccgtcgtgggtatgtccACCATGTTACTGAGGGAACAATAACAAAAGAATTGGATCCATTGTACAAAAGCACAACACTAGATCACATCACGGTGTCCAATAACCAAAGGCAGTAAAAAGTGGAACTGTTGCCGAGTAGTGGTACATCTGCGCTCGCTTCTCATCGCTGCAGTAGACAATAAAAGACTGGAACGCGGCGCCTACATCGTTAAAGTGACGATGCTCTTTAGATGAATAGTAAATCAAGGCTCCAGCAGCTACTTCCCAGTGACTTGTGCCTGCCGTCAACAAGTCGTGCCAACGGAGAACCAAGGTAGACTGCACCAGCGCCTCCTGGACATCCCGATCGCAGTTCCCGCCCTTAGACCTGCCCCTTCTCAGCGATCCTGTTAGGGCGGTGACCCTGAACACCTCCTGGAAAATTGCCGGGAACTTAATTCGCCGGGCATACACCGCTTGCACAACCTGGGCTACCAACCAGGTAGTCTACCAGACCTGGCCATTCATTTAGGTACATGGCCCTCGCCATCGAGCCATGCTTGAATTCCTAATGTAGATTGACCTATACCTTTTCCTCCCATTTATATCGCATTGCAATTGCACGTAAGCACAAAATCCTGGCTGCCACTATGTCATGTGATGTTCATCGTGCTTAGCATTGGCAGGACCTTCAGGAGGAGGAGCGCATGCATGCTAAACGGCAGGATGAAATTAACGTGTACCCAGCAGAAATATTCCGAACACACAGATGACTTATACTTATTGCAGTCGTCTCTTCGACCATCAATTGCCGCATTGTCGCCACCTCGTCATATAACTCCGGTGCACCGGGCGATCGTCCAAAGCGAACCTTCTTCTCCTTTCACCTCATTCGCTCACTCTTCTCCGCAATAGGCCCGCTTTCCTGCAGGCAAGGTGTTAGCAGGGCACGTTTACGCATGCAAAGCCGTTTTATATTGCATGTTTCGTCGCATGAGTAATGGTGATAAAGCCGTTTTTATTTATGGTATTGTATCAGTGACAACGGGAGGCACTGGCTGTGTTCTCGCCCTTCTTGTTCGTCCTCTCTGTTCGCATCGTCGCCTTCTTTCAATATTACTCCGAGGCGCGccaagctgttgttgttgttgacctcacacaatggcacatacccacaagggggattggccataaccaggcggtgactatttaaatgaccacttgcatgtggcaagcatgggatgacctaccaaaatttggatcgcacagtttccgtagccgaggtggttgcaggaggttaggggggtcatacaaactataatttaggcaaagaaggggtagggattactataagtggttgtaaaaaccgaaatacagaagctgataatgggatgggcaggacgaaagctcatgatggtagacgttttgattctaggtgataattttgaacggcagagcaaacattcccattggtatggccaagcatagaagcgccaagagacagaacaaccgcagaagacaggtgcaaactgagattctgtattggaacttctaatagtcgcctcctaatcgatgagtagcgacggcaaaaaagtgCGATCGTCCGGATCGACTCTTTTGCTTCGTCCTCATTTCTCGTTCCAGGCCCACCTGGATTGGATCGAACTGAAAAGTATTTTTGCAAATTTAACGTCTAAGTGACattaatctttttcttttatatccTCTTCTACCAGGCTTCAGGCCTCTTTCCACTCTCAGATCTGCACTGCATCCGTACAAGGCACTGACGTTACGCGAGAGCTAACTTCGCTGTTCAGCATTATCTCGCTCCTATTTCCACCGACCACGCTCTATGCCTTCAACCAAACCACGGCTTTCAAAGCTTAGCTAAAGCTACTCTGCAAGTATCGCGGCAAGAATGTCTTGCAGGCGCGCCAGCCGCGAAAGAGACAAAAGAGCCTGGCATGGTTGAGCGGAGAATTTGGAGCTGGTTTATTTGCCGGGAATTGCTTGGGCTTCCTTGGGGGTTTCTTCACGGGTTCGGCACCAGGATGAGAACTACAGTGGCCGTGTAGCCAGGCATGCCCCGGAGCAGGAGCTGCTGCATCTGGGGCGTCAGTCCAGTGCCCGTCAGCGGCTGGGACATGACGATGGGAGACTTGTTGCCGGGAACAGCGGGGGGGCCAGGCATGCCACCCATGCCCATTCCGCCCATTCCCATTCCTCCCATGCCCATTCCACCCATTCCTCCCATGCCGCCCATTCCTCCCATGCCGCCCATTCCACCCATTCCTCCCATGCCCAtcatgccgccgccgccgcctccgggcATGGGCGAC containing:
- the LOC144110034 gene encoding uncharacterized protein LOC144110034, which codes for MQNQMGQQSAPSTSSAATGGAAAFGRTPSTTVILNLSREKLNRGGARPIFPSACALPTLQANFQRMQMAQGMGGGMQQSSLGQMQALMQQQSGLGQQRSMAGMLPGMQGMQGSMGGGLQGMPGMQGMAGMQQSSPSIMGQASIGGMPPGNVSIGLNMGLGGMGGMGGMGGLSGMGSMGSMGMQPQQQQMSNLLAQQQQVGMLGQQSNMLSALQSQQGRMLGQQSSGQMMPMGSGMMNQLTGTMSSNPQLGMLSASLMTSPQLQQQKSQSAFSGMMAASRSSKPMLQAMETLQGGSPGVQGISGSPALTGTPAPIVMSQPITSAGLAPQMQHLLLKGMPGYNSTLVLILVPQD